The following are encoded together in the Humulus lupulus chromosome 5, drHumLupu1.1, whole genome shotgun sequence genome:
- the LOC133778974 gene encoding DNA-directed RNA polymerase 2B, chloroplastic/mitochondrial-like codes for MWRSFAKSVTSRKFKLFSDSHIHSSSSTSPRDTNFLRKYRPDTSRATENSWFPLPSFHRFGIISSQDNILGQPSLLNLSSNIFGTYGFKGYANVAKAIASTDAEDDSSGSDEVQELLDEMDKENKVDSYFKGLKKMVARMGITKHHILRRRQIKMETEAWEEATKEYQELLTDMCEQKLAPNLPYVKSLFLGCFEPLWNAFAE; via the coding sequence ATGTGGAGGAGTTTTGCCAAGAGTGTTACTTCAAGGAAGTTTAAGCTCTTTTCCGATTCTCAtattcattcttcttcttccacTTCTCCTAGAGATACTAATTTTCTTAGAAAATATAGGCCAGATACGTCTCGGGCTACTGAGAATTCATGGTTCCCGTTACCGAGTTTTCATCGATTTGGGATAATATCGTCTCAGGATAACATTTTGGGACAACCCAGTTTGCTGAATTTGTCAAGTAACATTTTTGGTACTTATGGTTTTAAAGGTTACGCAAATGTTGCCAAGGCCATTGCTTCTACTGATGCTGAGGACGATTCCTCGGGTTCTGACGAGGTTCAGGAGTTGTTAGACGAGATGGATAAGGAGAACAAGGTGGATTCCTACTTTAAGGGGCTGAAGAAAATGGTCGCAAGAATGGGAATCACGAAACACCACATTCTTAGGAGGCGGCAGATAAAAATGGAGACAGAGGCGTGGGAAGAGGCTACCAAAGAGTACCAAGAGCTTTTAACGGACATGTGTGAGCAGAAACTTGCACCCAATTTGCCTTATGTGAAGTCATTGTTCCTTGGTTGCTTTGAGCCTTTGTGGAATGCCTTTGCGGAATag